The following are encoded together in the bacterium genome:
- a CDS encoding PLP-dependent aspartate aminotransferase family protein, whose amino-acid sequence MKRPKFHTRAARGTAPVDDDTGALSVPIYQTASFAFPFGDAGRALVAGETEGYFYSRFANPATAVFERDVAALEGAEAALAFNSGMAAIATTILAHVGAGDHLVTQRQLYGGTAIFFAEQLPRFGVELTYLEHPDGSAVTAAIRPATKLVYLETPSNPLLNVVDIEDTSRAAARAGVPTVFDNTFATPYLQRPLELGATFVVHSATKYFGGHDVIAGVLAGPADRLHEIRKTLYKDLGVAPAPATSYQFIRGLKTMPLRMDRHCANAQAIAEFLATHGKVQKVYYPGLPCHPGHELARRQMSKFGGILAFELADGEAARRFLGALELCIFAVSLGDPLTLVQHPPGVTHGVFEAERASGAGMAPGFVRISAGLEDAEDVIADLAQALDKA is encoded by the coding sequence ATGAAGCGGCCGAAGTTCCATACCCGCGCTGCGCGGGGCACGGCGCCCGTAGATGACGATACGGGCGCGTTATCGGTCCCCATCTATCAAACGGCTTCCTTCGCCTTCCCCTTCGGCGACGCCGGGCGGGCGCTGGTCGCCGGCGAAACCGAGGGCTACTTCTACAGCCGCTTCGCCAATCCCGCCACCGCGGTTTTCGAACGGGACGTAGCGGCCTTGGAGGGTGCGGAGGCGGCGCTGGCCTTCAACTCCGGGATGGCCGCCATCGCGACCACGATCCTGGCGCACGTGGGCGCCGGCGACCACCTCGTCACCCAACGCCAGCTCTACGGCGGAACCGCCATTTTCTTCGCCGAACAGCTGCCCCGCTTCGGCGTCGAGCTGACCTACCTTGAGCACCCCGACGGGTCGGCGGTCACCGCGGCAATCCGCCCCGCGACCAAGCTCGTCTACCTGGAGACGCCGTCCAACCCCCTGTTGAACGTGGTGGATATCGAGGATACGTCGCGCGCCGCGGCTCGAGCCGGCGTCCCGACGGTCTTCGACAACACCTTCGCGACGCCGTACCTCCAACGGCCGCTCGAGCTGGGCGCGACGTTCGTCGTCCACTCGGCCACGAAATACTTCGGCGGCCACGACGTAATCGCCGGCGTGCTGGCGGGGCCGGCGGACCGGCTCCACGAAATAAGGAAAACGCTCTACAAGGACCTGGGCGTCGCGCCGGCGCCGGCGACGTCGTACCAATTCATCCGCGGCCTTAAAACCATGCCGCTGCGGATGGACCGCCATTGCGCCAACGCCCAGGCGATAGCAGAATTCCTCGCGACCCACGGAAAAGTCCAGAAAGTATACTACCCCGGCCTGCCGTGCCACCCGGGCCACGAACTCGCCCGGCGCCAGATGAGTAAGTTCGGCGGCATTTTGGCGTTCGAGCTCGCCGACGGGGAGGCGGCGCGGCGGTTCCTCGGGGCGCTCGAGCTGTGCATCTTCGCCGTCAGCCTGGGCGACCCGCTCACGCTGGTACAACATCCGCCGGGCGTGACCCACGGCGTCTTCGAAGCGGAGCGAGCCTCCGGCGCCGGCATGGCGCCCGGCTTCGTAAGGATATCGGCCGGCTTGGAAGACGCGGAAGACGTTATCGCCGATCTGGCCCAAGCCCTGGACAAAGCGTGA
- the recR gene encoding recombination mediator RecR, whose product MARQSKLIDMLVNELTKMPGVGRKTAQRLTFFLLKAPEGYVENLARLLNEVREHVNPCRECGNLTEGERCNVCADDTRNRRLICVVEEPSHINLVERTGEFNGVYHVLMGVISPLEGIGPDQLRMAELVSRTQSHQAVEVIVATDPDVEGDTTAYYIAKLLSPLDVKVTRIARGLPVGGDLDFADEVTLAKAIAGRQEIGK is encoded by the coding sequence ATGGCGCGACAAAGCAAATTAATCGATATGCTCGTTAACGAGCTGACCAAGATGCCGGGCGTCGGCCGCAAAACCGCCCAACGGCTGACTTTCTTCCTCCTGAAAGCCCCCGAAGGGTACGTCGAAAACTTGGCTCGACTTCTCAACGAAGTCAGAGAGCACGTAAACCCGTGCCGGGAATGCGGCAACCTGACCGAGGGGGAACGTTGCAACGTATGCGCCGACGACACCCGCAACCGCCGCCTTATATGCGTCGTGGAGGAACCGTCCCATATCAACCTCGTCGAGCGCACCGGCGAATTCAATGGCGTTTACCACGTCCTTATGGGTGTTATATCGCCGTTGGAAGGCATAGGCCCCGACCAACTGCGGATGGCGGAACTCGTGAGCCGGACCCAGAGCCACCAGGCCGTCGAGGTGATAGTCGCGACCGACCCCGACGTCGAAGGCGATACCACGGCCTACTACATCGCCAAGCTGCTGTCACCGCTGGACGTCAAAGTCACGCGTATCGCCCGGGGTCTGCCCGTGGGCGGCGACCTCGACTTCGCCGACGAAGTTACGCTGGCGAAGGCTATCGCCGGGCGGCAGGAAATAGGAAAATAA
- a CDS encoding 2-oxoacid:acceptor oxidoreductase family protein, producing MPDKIVEIRWHGRGGQGVKTAAMLFAEAAYEGGKYVQGFSDYGPERSGAPIQGFTRLSDGRIYLHNFITEPDVVVVLDPSLLGTVAVTEGLKKGGKVLVNSSHDPAELAAQLGVDKEQVFVVDAKKISLETMGRDMPNSPMMGALVKVVGLVELPWVNETFEKKFGAKSEKIVADNVAAVKRAYDEVRGAAS from the coding sequence TTGCCGGATAAAATCGTCGAAATCCGGTGGCACGGCCGCGGCGGCCAGGGCGTTAAAACCGCTGCGATGTTGTTCGCCGAGGCGGCGTACGAGGGCGGTAAATACGTCCAAGGTTTTTCCGATTACGGGCCCGAGCGCTCGGGCGCGCCGATTCAAGGCTTTACTCGCCTCAGCGACGGCCGCATCTACCTCCACAACTTCATCACGGAACCGGACGTAGTCGTAGTATTGGACCCATCCCTCTTGGGGACCGTCGCCGTGACCGAGGGGTTGAAAAAAGGCGGCAAAGTCCTAGTAAATTCTTCCCACGACCCCGCCGAGCTCGCCGCCCAATTAGGGGTAGACAAAGAGCAAGTGTTCGTCGTGGACGCCAAGAAAATCTCGCTCGAGACGATGGGTCGCGACATGCCCAACTCGCCGATGATGGGCGCCTTGGTAAAAGTCGTCGGCCTGGTCGAATTGCCCTGGGTCAACGAAACGTTCGAAAAGAAGTTCGGCGCGAAATCCGAGAAAATCGTGGCCGATAACGTCGCCGCGGTAAAGAGGGCGTACGACGAGGTGCGCGGCGCCGCCAGTTAA
- a CDS encoding 4Fe-4S binding protein, which yields MEKKKGWKEVPLGGLITEAGNADEYETGSWRTFKPVLNPEACNNCLICWIFCPDTSIRIEDEKMVGFDYVHCKGCGICAAECPKKAIEMVLDEQK from the coding sequence ATGGAGAAAAAGAAAGGCTGGAAAGAAGTACCGCTGGGCGGCTTGATCACGGAGGCCGGCAACGCCGACGAGTACGAGACCGGCTCGTGGCGAACGTTTAAGCCGGTATTGAATCCGGAAGCTTGTAACAACTGCCTTATTTGTTGGATTTTCTGCCCGGACACGTCGATCCGTATCGAGGACGAGAAAATGGTCGGCTTCGATTACGTTCACTGTAAAGGTTGCGGCATTTGCGCCGCCGAGTGTCCGAAAAAAGCCATCGAGATGGTACTAGACGAACAGAAATAG
- a CDS encoding transketolase C-terminal domain-containing protein → MPLTGNDASAFAMKQVNPDVVAAYPITPQTELMQTFAQYVADGDVDTALITVESEHSAMSACIGAAAAGARTMTATSANGFALMWEVLYIAASLRLPITMAVVNRALSGPINIHCDHSDSMGGRDAGWIQIYAENPQEAYDLWLIGIKAAENHDVLLPAMVMYDGFIISHTMEVVETLTEDVIRDYIGPYKPAYALLLDEKPFTVGPLDFHDYYFEHKRQELEGMEQAPAALAAAAAEYEKLSGRRYGPVETYRADDADVIMVALGSTAGTARYVVDVLREQGKSVGLMKLRTFRPFPHREVADALGKTKCVVVCDRVASFGAFGSPTFMEVRSALYEVPDRPLAINYIYGLGGRDTGPDLLEQAFEEGLRVAQTGKIEQHVGYLGVR, encoded by the coding sequence ATGCCGCTCACGGGCAACGACGCGAGCGCGTTCGCTATGAAACAGGTCAACCCCGACGTCGTAGCCGCTTACCCTATTACGCCGCAGACCGAACTTATGCAGACGTTCGCGCAATACGTCGCCGACGGCGACGTCGATACCGCGCTCATAACGGTCGAGAGCGAGCACTCCGCCATGAGCGCCTGCATCGGCGCCGCGGCCGCGGGCGCCCGCACCATGACGGCCACCTCGGCCAACGGCTTCGCGCTGATGTGGGAAGTCCTCTACATCGCCGCCTCGTTGCGCCTCCCCATCACCATGGCGGTCGTGAACCGCGCCCTGTCCGGGCCCATCAACATCCACTGCGACCACTCCGACTCCATGGGCGGCCGGGACGCGGGTTGGATACAAATATACGCCGAAAACCCGCAAGAGGCGTACGACCTGTGGCTTATCGGCATAAAGGCCGCGGAGAACCACGACGTCCTTCTGCCGGCGATGGTTATGTACGACGGCTTCATCATTAGCCACACCATGGAAGTCGTGGAGACGCTCACCGAAGACGTGATCAGGGATTACATCGGCCCCTACAAACCGGCGTACGCCTTGCTCCTGGACGAGAAACCGTTCACCGTCGGGCCGTTGGACTTCCACGATTATTACTTCGAGCACAAGCGCCAGGAGCTCGAGGGTATGGAACAGGCGCCCGCGGCGCTCGCCGCCGCCGCGGCCGAGTACGAAAAGCTCTCCGGCCGCCGCTACGGCCCGGTCGAAACGTACCGAGCCGACGACGCCGACGTCATAATGGTGGCGCTCGGGTCCACCGCCGGGACGGCGCGCTACGTCGTGGACGTACTGCGCGAGCAGGGCAAATCCGTCGGCCTTATGAAGCTGAGGACCTTCCGCCCGTTCCCCCACCGCGAAGTCGCCGACGCCCTCGGCAAGACGAAATGCGTCGTGGTGTGCGACCGCGTCGCGTCGTTCGGCGCGTTCGGCTCGCCCACTTTTATGGAGGTGCGGAGCGCGCTCTACGAGGTCCCCGATAGGCCGTTGGCCATAAACTACATCTACGGCCTCGGCGGCCGCGACACCGGCCCCGACCTCCTCGAGCAAGCGTTTGAAGAGGGCCTCCGCGTAGCCCAAACCGGCAAAATCGAACAGCACGTGGGCTACCTCGGCGTACGTTAA
- a CDS encoding thiamine pyrophosphate-dependent enzyme — translation MTTLKELSHREERFTGGHRLCAGCGAAIVARQVLLAADGPVVIGNATGCLEVATTLYPYSSWKVPWIHNAFENVAATISGVETAYRVFKQQGKLAKDFHFVAFGGDGGTYDIGLQALSGALERGHKMLYVCYDNQAYMNTGIQRSGATPKGASTTTAPHGKLIPGKIQRRKDLTAIVAAHHIPYAAQAAPHAFMDLVRKVEKALAADGPSFINVLSPCHRGWRHAPEETLEVTRIAANTCFWPLYEIVDDQWKLTYKPRKKLPVEDWLKFQGRFKHLFDDGGHPKLVAEIQADVDRDWEDLLIRCGELPPRECRDEKAKE, via the coding sequence ATGACTACGCTTAAGGAATTATCTCACCGCGAAGAACGCTTTACCGGCGGCCACCGGCTGTGCGCGGGCTGCGGCGCCGCCATCGTCGCCCGGCAAGTCCTGCTCGCCGCCGACGGGCCGGTAGTAATCGGCAACGCCACCGGCTGCCTGGAAGTCGCGACGACCCTTTATCCGTACTCGTCGTGGAAAGTCCCCTGGATCCACAACGCGTTCGAAAACGTCGCCGCGACTATTTCGGGCGTGGAGACGGCCTACCGCGTATTCAAACAACAAGGCAAGCTGGCCAAGGATTTCCATTTCGTCGCTTTCGGCGGTGACGGCGGCACGTACGATATTGGCCTGCAGGCGTTATCGGGTGCGCTCGAGCGCGGCCATAAGATGCTCTACGTCTGCTACGACAACCAGGCCTACATGAACACCGGCATTCAGCGCTCCGGCGCCACGCCCAAGGGCGCTTCTACCACCACCGCCCCGCACGGTAAATTAATCCCGGGTAAAATCCAACGCCGTAAAGACCTCACCGCCATCGTCGCGGCGCACCACATCCCGTACGCGGCGCAGGCCGCGCCCCACGCCTTCATGGACCTGGTGCGTAAGGTCGAGAAAGCGCTCGCCGCCGACGGCCCCTCCTTCATCAACGTCCTCTCGCCCTGCCATCGCGGTTGGCGCCACGCCCCCGAGGAAACGCTCGAGGTAACCCGCATCGCCGCCAACACCTGCTTCTGGCCGCTTTACGAAATAGTCGACGACCAGTGGAAGCTTACCTATAAACCCCGGAAAAAATTGCCCGTCGAGGATTGGTTGAAGTTCCAGGGCCGTTTCAAGCACCTTTTCGACGACGGCGGCCACCCCAAGCTCGTCGCCGAGATCCAGGCCGACGTCGACCGCGACTGGGAGGACCTCCTCATACGCTGCGGCGAGTTGCCGCCGCGCGAGTGCCGCGACGAAAAGGCGAAGGAATAG
- a CDS encoding TolC family protein, producing the protein MKAVTFISALLVVAAGAHASELTLEEAIDFALARSPAAAAAEAAYLYGRADLYQGWGGVLPAANLSYSGSRYFDREAFRVGGYEIPGYRPPIHYYYAQGRLDQPLFAGGRLIWGVMSGRASARAGKAARVEQRQSLVVEIARAYLAVLKAQGLKNVADTSLEAGRNNEELASAQYESEAISRAEYLKAVVRRGVDETASIAAEAAVETARLAFFNAAGMEPDDNLTFAEVEGFEPRELPSPAELTEQAMARRPDVTRTNAEKRVADLGVRSARAGWFPSLAASAIYAWNDVNSPSRETWNDFDEWTVGATASWDLFDGFSTKANVDRARAAAATVRVAHDRLRDAVALDVTTAYYEYKKQAETVTVAEKTAAAAEEEFTIVQELYALGGASTLELTDAQARFVEAQNAFVEAKYDFLIADFDLKRALGQLKY; encoded by the coding sequence ATGAAGGCCGTTACGTTCATATCCGCGCTTCTTGTGGTCGCCGCCGGCGCGCACGCCTCGGAGCTTACGCTCGAGGAGGCGATAGACTTCGCGCTCGCCCGGAGCCCGGCGGCCGCGGCGGCGGAGGCCGCGTACCTGTACGGCCGAGCCGACCTCTACCAGGGATGGGGCGGCGTCCTCCCCGCGGCGAACTTGTCCTACTCCGGCTCGCGTTACTTCGACCGCGAGGCGTTCCGCGTGGGCGGCTACGAAATACCCGGCTACAGGCCGCCCATACATTATTACTACGCCCAGGGCCGGTTGGACCAACCGTTGTTCGCCGGCGGCAGGTTGATATGGGGCGTCATGTCGGGGCGGGCGTCGGCTCGAGCCGGCAAGGCCGCCCGCGTTGAACAGCGCCAATCGCTGGTCGTCGAAATCGCCCGCGCCTATCTGGCCGTATTAAAAGCGCAGGGTTTGAAAAACGTCGCCGACACTTCGCTCGAGGCCGGCCGCAATAACGAGGAGCTCGCGTCGGCCCAATACGAGTCCGAGGCGATCTCGCGGGCGGAATACCTCAAGGCCGTCGTCCGGCGGGGCGTAGACGAAACGGCGTCGATCGCCGCGGAAGCGGCCGTCGAAACCGCGCGGCTGGCTTTCTTCAACGCCGCCGGTATGGAACCGGACGACAACCTCACCTTCGCCGAAGTCGAGGGTTTCGAACCGCGGGAATTACCCTCCCCGGCCGAGCTGACCGAGCAAGCCATGGCCCGCCGCCCGGACGTGACCAGAACGAACGCCGAAAAGCGCGTCGCCGACCTCGGCGTACGGTCCGCCCGGGCGGGGTGGTTCCCCTCGCTGGCGGCGTCCGCCATCTACGCCTGGAACGACGTCAACTCCCCCTCCCGCGAAACATGGAACGACTTCGACGAGTGGACCGTGGGCGCGACCGCGTCGTGGGACCTATTCGACGGTTTTTCGACCAAAGCCAACGTAGACCGCGCCCGGGCCGCGGCGGCGACCGTCCGCGTGGCGCACGACCGACTACGCGACGCCGTGGCGTTGGACGTTACAACGGCCTACTACGAATACAAGAAGCAAGCCGAGACGGTCACTGTAGCGGAGAAGACCGCGGCCGCCGCGGAAGAGGAATTCACCATCGTCCAAGAACTTTACGCGCTCGGCGGCGCCTCCACCCTCGAGCTGACCGACGCCCAGGCCCGGTTCGTCGAAGCCCAAAACGCTTTCGTCGAAGCGAAATACGACTTCCTCATCGCCGACTTCGACCTGAAGCGCGCGTTGGGCCAACTGAAATATTAG
- a CDS encoding efflux RND transporter periplasmic adaptor subunit, whose amino-acid sequence MKRQIRMTKVRWALVVIIWLILISCPLLVTNSKRQQVPPVRVDTVTSADITSYVSGPATVDPRVSVDISANIMGKVTKIFVEEGERVAKGDILLELEQTQYRATRDEAGAAYRSAVRSLELTATKWNTAREVFDRKQKLYDKHLISREQYDLANTQFEAERTEHELARDNVVRARAFLVQAKDSLDKTIYTSPLDGVVTALNVEEGEFTVVGTLNTPGTVMVTVADLAAMQVVADVDETDVVNVELGHPSSVTIDAFPNEIYRGEVIEIASSAKESVFTTTDEKTSADFEVKVLLAGDTSALRPGMTATADVITAEAEGVTAIPIQALVTRTRETVTEWEEARAGKSGDREKPKEKAKPQSDLFRTDYVKGVFVFDDEKPFVKRARFVRVEAGIMGDRYVEIKKGLKGGETIIVGPYKTLRRLNDGDLVRLEKKEPTEEEQT is encoded by the coding sequence ATGAAACGCCAAATCCGTATGACCAAAGTGCGGTGGGCCCTGGTAGTTATAATATGGCTCATATTAATCTCGTGCCCGCTGCTCGTCACCAACTCCAAACGCCAACAGGTCCCCCCCGTCCGGGTGGATACCGTCACGAGCGCGGACATCACGTCGTACGTATCCGGCCCGGCTACCGTCGACCCCCGCGTGAGCGTCGACATCTCGGCCAACATCATGGGCAAGGTGACGAAGATTTTCGTCGAAGAAGGCGAACGGGTAGCCAAAGGCGATATCCTGTTGGAGCTCGAGCAAACGCAATACCGCGCCACCCGCGACGAGGCGGGCGCGGCCTACCGGAGCGCCGTCCGCAGCCTGGAGCTCACCGCAACGAAATGGAACACGGCCCGGGAAGTCTTCGACCGCAAGCAGAAACTATACGACAAGCATCTCATATCGCGCGAACAGTACGACCTCGCCAACACCCAATTCGAAGCCGAACGGACCGAACACGAGCTGGCTCGAGACAACGTCGTACGGGCGCGGGCCTTTTTGGTTCAGGCCAAAGATTCGCTCGATAAAACGATCTACACCTCTCCCCTCGACGGCGTCGTAACGGCGCTCAACGTCGAGGAGGGCGAGTTCACCGTCGTGGGCACGCTCAACACGCCCGGCACGGTAATGGTCACGGTGGCGGACCTGGCCGCCATGCAGGTCGTGGCCGACGTCGACGAAACCGACGTCGTCAACGTCGAGCTGGGGCACCCGTCCTCGGTAACTATAGACGCCTTCCCGAACGAAATATACCGGGGAGAAGTCATCGAGATCGCCTCCAGCGCCAAGGAATCGGTGTTCACTACCACCGACGAAAAGACCTCCGCCGATTTCGAAGTCAAAGTCTTACTCGCCGGCGATACGTCGGCGCTCCGCCCGGGGATGACCGCGACCGCGGACGTCATTACGGCCGAGGCCGAAGGCGTAACCGCCATCCCCATCCAAGCGCTCGTTACGCGCACCCGCGAAACCGTTACGGAGTGGGAGGAGGCGCGCGCCGGAAAAAGCGGCGACCGCGAGAAACCCAAGGAAAAAGCCAAGCCGCAATCGGACTTATTCCGCACCGACTACGTGAAAGGCGTCTTCGTTTTCGACGACGAGAAGCCGTTCGTAAAGCGGGCCCGCTTCGTCCGCGTGGAAGCGGGCATTATGGGCGACCGGTACGTGGAAATCAAGAAGGGCCTAAAAGGCGGCGAGACTATCATCGTCGGCCCGTACAAAACGCTGCGCCGCCTGAACGACGGCGACCTGGTCCGGCTGGAGAAGAAGGAGCCGACGGAAGAAGAGCAAACGTAA
- a CDS encoding ABC transporter ATP-binding protein, whose product MAEPLIKLRDIVKIYHMGGEDVVALKDINFDVRRGEYAAIMGPSGSGKSTLMNIIGCLDVPTGGSYHLNGQEVAAATEDELAAIRNREIGFVFQTFNLLPRATAAKNVELPLIYAGIPPEERRRRAAEVLEAVGLAKRGHHKPNEMSGGERQRVAIARALVNRPSVVLADEPTGNLDTKIGDEILAVFQHINDEGKTVIVVTHDPDVAAKARSTIVLRDGQIVDRVNKKTKKPRGLRGG is encoded by the coding sequence ATGGCCGAGCCGCTCATAAAATTACGCGACATAGTTAAAATTTACCACATGGGCGGCGAAGACGTCGTCGCGCTTAAAGACATTAACTTCGACGTCCGGCGAGGAGAATACGCCGCCATTATGGGGCCGTCGGGCTCCGGCAAATCGACGTTGATGAACATCATCGGCTGTCTCGACGTCCCGACCGGCGGCTCCTACCACTTGAACGGCCAGGAGGTGGCGGCGGCCACCGAAGACGAACTGGCCGCCATCCGCAACCGCGAAATAGGCTTCGTCTTCCAGACGTTCAACCTCCTCCCCCGCGCCACCGCGGCCAAAAACGTCGAGCTCCCGCTGATATACGCCGGCATCCCGCCCGAGGAACGCCGCCGACGCGCCGCCGAGGTCCTGGAGGCGGTGGGGCTCGCGAAACGCGGCCACCACAAACCGAACGAAATGTCGGGGGGAGAACGGCAGCGCGTCGCCATCGCCCGGGCGCTCGTCAACCGCCCCTCGGTCGTGCTGGCGGACGAGCCCACCGGAAACCTCGATACCAAGATAGGCGACGAAATACTGGCCGTGTTTCAACACATAAACGACGAAGGCAAGACGGTCATAGTCGTAACGCACGACCCCGACGTCGCGGCCAAAGCCCGAAGCACCATCGTACTGCGTGACGGCCAGATCGTCGACCGGGTGAACAAGAAAACGAAAAAGCCGCGAGGGCTTCGCGGCGGCTAA
- a CDS encoding radical SAM protein produces MSYLELQKTVIYGPIASRRLGPSLGINVSPTVAKICSFDCIYCQYGPTTYHVPSSRGFNHMLPPAAEIAGALRDALGSIPAPNYVTFSGNGEPTLHPEFPATVEAVRAVRDELCPTAKLAALSNSSTVDRPEIRAALASLDAPIMKLDAGSAELFAAVNVPAAGVSFDAILEGLAALDNFTVQSCFVAGDAGNADDGAVADYVSAVAAVKPSAVQVYTTDRPVARPGVQMVPRERLAAIARRVCEEAGVPAEIY; encoded by the coding sequence ATGTCTTATCTAGAGCTTCAAAAAACGGTGATCTACGGGCCCATCGCGTCTCGACGGCTGGGGCCCTCGTTGGGCATAAACGTATCGCCCACGGTCGCGAAGATCTGTTCGTTCGATTGCATATACTGCCAGTACGGCCCGACGACGTACCACGTTCCCTCGAGCAGGGGTTTCAACCATATGCTGCCGCCCGCCGCGGAAATCGCCGGCGCTCTCCGCGACGCGCTCGGGTCGATTCCGGCCCCGAATTACGTAACTTTCTCCGGGAACGGCGAGCCTACGCTGCACCCCGAATTCCCGGCGACGGTCGAGGCCGTGCGGGCGGTCCGCGACGAGCTGTGCCCCACGGCGAAGCTGGCGGCGCTCTCGAACTCCAGTACCGTCGACCGCCCGGAGATACGGGCCGCCCTCGCTTCGTTGGACGCGCCCATCATGAAGTTGGACGCCGGCTCGGCGGAGCTCTTCGCCGCGGTCAACGTGCCGGCGGCCGGCGTATCGTTCGACGCTATTTTGGAAGGGCTCGCCGCTTTGGATAATTTTACGGTCCAATCTTGCTTCGTCGCCGGCGACGCGGGAAACGCCGACGACGGCGCGGTGGCCGATTACGTAAGCGCGGTAGCGGCGGTGAAGCCGTCGGCGGTCCAGGTCTATACTACCGACCGTCCCGTAGCGCGGCCCGGCGTTCAGATGGTCCCCCGCGAGCGGCTCGCGGCCATAGCGCGCCGCGTGTGCGAGGAGGCCGGCGTCCCGGCCGAAATATATTAA
- a CDS encoding DUF6485 family protein, producing MAECKVNDNLVSCNCTYEPCSRKGRCCDCISYHRAAGELPACCFDAAAEKKYDRSVGHFVRCQTR from the coding sequence ATGGCGGAGTGCAAGGTGAACGACAACCTGGTTTCTTGTAATTGCACGTACGAGCCGTGTAGCAGGAAAGGCCGCTGTTGCGACTGCATTTCGTACCACCGCGCGGCGGGGGAATTGCCCGCGTGCTGCTTCGACGCCGCCGCGGAGAAGAAGTACGACCGGTCCGTCGGCCATTTCGTCCGGTGCCAAACCCGCTAG